One window of Athalia rosae chromosome 4, iyAthRosa1.1, whole genome shotgun sequence genomic DNA carries:
- the LOC105688930 gene encoding uncharacterized protein LOC105688930 isoform X2, producing MLPNFSLLCCLMVILHESAPQSHPGEADVASDAQAQVHHREKRFLWITNDGRIALPPGTVMTITPTILLPFVRYPPYGFLSNMSMSFPFTIDFDKLGLTDNENPYGDLPPVFSRAFQSREAGMALGDFIASFMKHRLQKRDAPEVPKNAFQGGERALLYGIAEDVLSQFGMDGRACVLRAICEVHGHPLDNFGFVGEIIRLFFTASKSPFADLMKDYVEAEETGKSHRECWPYFKACPKSLFLPSSNKYTKDSVHGEAEVDYEEDFNKIPRSFEEEPSKRTPNRNTMNTAM from the exons ATGTTACCGAACTTCTCGTTACTCTGCTGTCTGATGGTTATTCTACACGAATCGGCGCCTCAAAGTCATCCCGGCGAAGCTGACGTTGCTTCAGATGCCCAGGCTCAGGTTCATCACCGGGAGAAGCGATTTTTGTGGATAACGAACGACGGAAGAATCGCACTACCTCCTGGCACCGTGATGACGATAACCCCGACGATTCTTTTACCTTTTGTGAGGTATCCACCCTACGGATTTCTCAGCAATATGTCGATGAGTTTTCCGTTCACCA TTGACTTTGATAAGCTGGGACTCACGGACAACGAGAATCCGTACGGAGATTTGCCGCCAGTTTTTAGCAGGGCCTTCCAAAGTCGAGAAGCAGGAATGGCTCTCGGGGACTTCATCGCCTCCTTCATGAAACATAGACTTCAAAAACGCGATGCTCCAGAAGTGCCAAAAAATGCTTTCCAAGGCGGTGAACGTGCACTTCTTTACGGAATAGCCGAAGATGTGCTCAGCCAATTCGGAATGGATGGTAGGGCATGTGTCTTACGAGCGATATGCGAAGTACACGGACATCCCTTGGACAATTTTGGCTTCGTTGGAGAAATTATAAGGCTATTCTTCAC CGCGAGTAAATCTCCCTTCGCTGACCTTATGAAAGATTACGTCGAGGCGGAAGAAACAGGAAAATCGCACAGAGAATGCTGGCCATACTTCAAGGCGTGCCCAAAATCGCTCTTCTTACCGTCTTCGAATAAATACAC GAAAGATTCTGTCCACGGAGAAGCGGAAGTGGATTACGAAGAAGATTTTAATAAGATTCCTCGAAGTTTCGAAGAAGAACCGTCAAAGAGGACTCCAAACAGGAACACGATGAATACAGCAATGTAG